The Bacteroidota bacterium sequence TAATCTTTCTGAGCGATATTTTAGCGTCTTCCCCACGCTTTCGACTTACATATACGAAGCAACAGAAAGATGCCGTAAGCATCACATTTGAGATAGCACCGCCGGGAAAACCGGATGCTTTTTCTAAATATATCGAAGCTACAGCTCACCGGAAATGATATTTGATAAATATCTCATTATAAACTATATTGAACCGTATTCCACGAACGATACAACTAAAACTTAAATGGACGAAAATGGAAATTCAAGAAAAAAAACTAAAACAAATTTTAAAATCGGCTATAAAAGAAGCTATCCAAGAAGAAAAAGCGTTTATCCATGGTGTTGTCGCAGAAGCAATGGAAGATTATGGAATCGCAAAGGCTATAGATGAAGGAAGTAAATCAAAGAAAATCTCACAGAAAGAAATATATAAAATTTTAAAAGCTGAATGATCATTGAATACAGAGATAGCTTCAAAACGGATTTGCTAAAGATTAAAGACACGAGGCTTTACACAAAAATTACCTTTTTGATTGAGGATATAAAAAAAGCCAGAAGCAAAGAAGATATTCCAAATATCAAAAAGTTAAAAGGCTAAAAGAACTATTGTAACAAACAAGAATGTAATTATGATAAGAATACTTCATAGATATTTGAAAACTGCATTAGCTGTAAAATGTTTGTTTAAATAACTGAAGTTACGCAGAATTGACTTTTTGTCATGTTGAGCGAAGCGAAACATCTAAAAATAGCCTGAATTTGAGGTTTCAGATTCTTCACTTCGTTCAGAATGACTCTTTTGCGTAACTTCAGTAAATAAATTAAACCAATAAAAATTGTAGGTAGAATATTACGACAAAATCATTAATTGTTTTGCTTCTCTCACAGAATCTTGCTGTGGGAAAGTATTCAGCTAAGTGGAACGCAACCGATATTCCTAGCGGAGTTTATTTTTATCGGTTAAAAGCCGGTTCATTTACAGAAACAAAAAAACTTGTTCTAATTAAATAGTATCATGTGATAAATATTAATTGAGAGGACTTATTTTGAAAGCCAGTAAAATAATCGTTTTGTTATTTTTTTTATTTACACTGCCTATTTTACCACAGCAAGACCGCATACGAGCCGAACTTCCTATGCTAACTGACGTAGATGATTTCGGACCTCATCTTACCAGATTTAAAAAAAAACCAGACAAGGCGTTAAAGCTTCCTTTGATTGATACAGCAGGAGCAAGATTTTTTTCAGCTTTCTATACTTTTAAGTCTGACAATCCCGAGATCTCAGTTATGGTTATCCCCAAAGACAGCGGAGAGGAGTTGTATATTGATATGAATCGTGACTACGATTTAACCAACGATAATTCTCCTTTTATTTTTCCATATAATCAAGTTAATTTTACTTTTGATATTATTTCAAGAGACGATCCAAGTCAAAAGACAAAAATATTATTACAACGCAGACCCGATAATTTTGATAGTTTATCATACAGGTATGTTGATAGTTCCGGTAACCTTAACCCACATTTTCTTAAATTTTACAGCAATTTTATTCAAGATAATGATTTCACAGGCAAGCACGGCACATTTTATTTTGATAATCCTCTCGGATTAAGACGCGGTGAAATCGCTCTCAGTAATAATAAATACCAAATCGGGATTTTTGATTACGACAATAATGGATTATTTAATGATGATGACGACCTTTTATTAATCGATCGAAACAACAGTGGAAAATTAGAGATTGATGCAACAACGAATGTATTTAAATTGAACGACATTTTCACGGTAGGTCAAGAATCTTACAAGATTACGATGATTAATAAATACGGTCATTGGTTGGAAATCCGGAATACTGAAGAAGAACCTACTTTCTACTATTTAAAACACCTCGATTCACTGAACAGAATGTACAGTGAGAGCAATATGCCCCTCGACAGTATTAGTATGTATAAAAACTCCGGAACCACTTTGATAGACGAAGATGTCTGGAACATTAGTGCAACCACAATAGACGGCAATGCAATAAGTTTTAATAAATATAAAGGCAAGTATGTACTATTAAACTTTTGGGGTGAATGGTGTAAGCCGTGTATTGGCGAAATCCCTGAACTTGTAAAAGCAAATTCAGACTATGGTACAAACAAGTTACAAATAATAAGTTTTTTGTATACGTCTAAATTGGAAGATGCAAGGACTGTAATCAAAGAAAAGGGCATTACATGGCCGCAGATCTCTTTGTCGGAACCAATTCAAAATAAGTTCAAGATAAAATCGTATCCTACTAATATTCTAATATTTCCCGACGGCAAAACATGCGTACAATATGGAATTGTAAACAGGTTTTTCTTTAATAGGTATATTGAGTAATATAATTTATCACATGTAAATTAAGGAATATTAAACATGAATAATTCAAAGCTGTTCACCTTTTTAATTAATGTGTTATTAATCTATCTTCTTTTTTCCCTTCCCCTCCTTGCACAGGATAGAAAAGAAGAAAGCACAACCACCGATAAGCTAATCAATAAAAAATTTGAGTCGCTAGAACACCGTCTCGATGAATTGGAAAAAGCTGTCGATGATATACTTTGGTACAACAAAGTAGGCGACGTTGCCAACATCGACAAAGTGTTTATCGTAGGTCCACCGCCTGCTTATGTTCCTAATCCAACGGCAATGGGCGCGAACAACCCTGTTAAATTTTGGACTTACATTTTCATCCCGCAGAAAATCGACCGGAGTAAAAAATATCCGCTTCTCGTTTTACCTCACGGCGGTGTGCACGCAAACTTCACAACTTACTACACTCACATAATCCGTGAATTAATGGCGCAGGGTTATATTGTGGTTGCGCCTGAATACCGCGGAAGCACCGGCTACGGTAAAAGTTTCTACGAAAAAATCGATTACGGCGGATTAGAAATCGAAGACAACAATGCAAGCAAAAATTACATGATCGAGAATTACGATTTCGTAGATAAAAATCGCATAGGTGTAATTGGTTGGAGCCATGGCGGATTAATTGCACTAATGGACATTTTCCAACATCCCGACGACTATCAGGTAGCATTCGCCGGTGTGCCGGTAAGCGACCTTGTTGCACGTATGGGTTATTACGACGATGAATACCGGAAAGAATTTTCGGCAAAATATCATATCGGTAAAACTGCTCAGGATAATGTTGAAGAATACCGAAAACGTTCGCCCGTCAATCATGCTGATAAACTCAAAACACCGCTTCTTATACACACCAACACAAACGACGACGACGTTAATGTGTTGGAAGTCGAACACTTGATTCGTGCTTTGAAAGCTGCGGGTAAAAAATTCGATTACGAAATTTTCAAGGATGCACCCGGCGGACACAGTTTCGACCGTATTGATACAAAGTTAGCAAAGGAAACGCGATTGAAGATTTACAAATTCCTCGCCGAGTATTTGAAGCCGCCTTTTCCTTTTAAGTCGGTTGCTGATTTGGAGAGAGCGGGATATAGATAGGAAAATTCATATCAGTTAAGTTTGATTTTGCATAAGGATTTGTTAAATTCGAGACAACGAGAAGAAGATAGAAATGAAGGTATTTGAGAAGAATGGTCACAAAATAGTTTGGGGCGAGGCTATAGAGGCACTTGCCACAATTAAAGACAATTCTGTTGATCTGATTTTTGCCGATCCACCTTACAATATTGGAAAGAAATTTGTCGATTTTCCTGATCGGTGGGAATCAGATAGTTCGTATTTAAACTGGTGTTACAAATGGCTTCAATTGTGCATAAAGAAGTTAAAACCCAACGGATCGCTGTATGTAATGACAGCCACTCAGAATATGCCCTACTTCGATCTTTTCCTCAGAGACAGGCTCATTATTTTATCTCGAATCGTCTGGTACTACGACAGTTCAAGTGTTCAAGCCCGCAAGTATTTTGGTTCTTTATATGAGCCGATACTACACTGCGTTAAGGACGAGAAAGACTATACCTTCAATGCTAACGATATTCTGGTCGAAGCAAAGACTGGAGCTGTGCGGAAGCTAATTGATTATAGGAAATCAGTCCCGACCGTGTATAACTCAAAGAAAGTCCCGGGAAACGTTTGGCATATTCCACGAGTAAGATACCGAATGGATGAATACGAAATTCATCCGACTCAAAAACCCACAGCATTATTAGAGAGGATCATCAAGGCAAGCAGCAACGAGGGCGAACTAGTGGTTGATCCGTTCTCTGGCACCTTCACAACTTCACACGTTGCAAAACAACTCAAAAGGAAATCAATCGGAATTGAAATCAATGAAGACTATGTAAAGATTGGATTACGTCGATTGCAGATTGCTTCAGAGTTCAACGGTGAACCTCTACGCAGAGAGCGGAAAACATATCAGCCGCCAATAGACGAAAAACAAACTACACTCTCCCTATTTGAAAAGAAAGCCAAATGGAACACGAGTTCACGAAAACGATCAAAAGTATCCTAGAGAAAAACTTTCCTAAGTCATCGGAGGCGGTCTTTTCAAGGAGCGTGCTTATTCAGTATTTCAATATTAAGACCAAGTCGGCCAACAAAGGTTCCAAATCGAGAGGGAGTTTTGCCAATCTTTACGCAATCTATTTTTTGGTCGAAGATTACATTGCAAAAGGATTCCACAGATCAGGCAATTACAATAATTATGAGGGTGCGATATTCTCAACTCTATTTAATAGACAGAGAGAACTTCCATTCGGTCAAAAATTGCAAAATCACGCACTCAATCACCGAATGAACGAGGAGTTTAAAAAGTTCTTCCCAAACTGCGAATATATCCCCGTCCTTCGAGATCCTAATACAAATCGATACTGGATCAATCAGCATCTTCTCAAACTCGGTATTAGGTCCATGAAAAATGATCTTTCGGTGTCTATAATAGAAATAATCACCGCTTACATTGAGGCAAAGAGAAGTGCGTTTGACCGCTTTATCAAATTCTGTGAAGGGGCAGAGAAATTCAAAGAACAAGAACTTGTAGAATTTATCACAGGTTTGTTGGGGTCAACAGTAGATGCACGCATTTTTGAAATAGTAAGCTACAGCATCCTCAAGTATTACTATCACAATCAAAAACTCTACTGGGGTTTTGATCCCGTGTACCTCCAAGAAGATAATCTTAAACTCTACAAGACGGGACGCACGAACGCAAACGACGGCGGTGTTGATTTCGTGATGAAACCATTGGGGCGTTTTTTTCAGGTTACGGAGACTGTGGACGTAAAGAAATATTTTTTAGACATCGACAAGATTGAGAAATACCCGATAACGTTCGTTGTGAAGTCATCTGATTCAAATGATACTATAAAACATAAAATACAGGAACAAGCGGAGAGACAGTATTCAATCAAAGCTATTGTCTCTCGATATATGTCCTGCATCGAAGAAATCATCAACATCCCTGAATTACTTATCAAGTTTCAATCGACAATCGATCAGGGTTTTTTGAACGACATACTCAACGAGATTATTAAACAAAGCAAAGTTGAATTCAACTACGACGAAGACGATTACGATTTCAGCGAATATGATAATGGAAAGGAATCGGAAGATAGTTGAGATTAGCAAATGACTAAAAATCGTTGGATGAATTAGAGAAAGCGGGATATAAATAATGGCTCACGTTATAAACCCAAAAGCAGAAGAAATTTTAGATAAAGAATTTAAGTGTTTGAATGCAGGCTTCGTCCGCCTCGTTGATTACATGGGGGGCGATGAATCAATCGTGCAAGCAGCTCGCGTCTCATACGGGAAAGGAACTAAAACAGTGAGCGAAGACCGCATACTGCTTCGTTATTTGATGCGGCATTTACACACAACACCGTTCGAGATGGTTGAGTTGAAATTTCATGTAAAGCTTCCTATATTCGTCGCACGGCAATGGATACGCCATCGTACAGCAAACGTGAATGAGCTTTCGGGTCGCTACTCAATTATGAAGGACGAGTTCTATGCACCGTCGGAGGATGCGATTAAAGGACAGAGCGTAAAAAATAAACAAGGAAGGTCGGAGGAAGAGGTTCCGGCAGAGCTTCGGCGTAAAGTCCTTGATACAATCTTGTTAGATCAACAATCCAGTTACAAACGTTACGAAGAATTTTTAGACGACAACATCGCACGCGAGCTTGCCCGCATCAACCTTCCCCTCTCACTCTATACGGAATGGTATTGGAAAATTGACCTGCACAATTTATTGCATTTTCTACATTTGCGTATGGATAGACATGCGCAGTTCGAAATCCGTGTTTATGCAGAAATAATTGGAGGGATAGTAAAATGTGTTGCACCGATGGCATCGGAAGCTTTTGAAGACTACGTTCTATCTGCGGAACGGTTCTCTAAAGCTGAACTTACAGTTATTGCCAGTCTTCTCGACATTGATAAAATTACAAAGGAATCAATCGCAAGTAAAGGTTTAACTGGACTTGAAGCAGATGAATTTTTAGAAAAGTTGAGGAGAATATGACAGATTTTATATTTTTAATTTTGCCCCTAATCGTTGGCGGCATATTGGCTTACTTTAACACTAAATCAGTTGCCGAAAGCTGTGCGTCGTTACAAAAGTGGCTTGGTGCTCAAATTAATTTTTTAAAAAATAAAAATGGGATTGGATATCGTTATATCTTGCAACCGATAGTGTTGGGGGTCATCTACATACTTTCAAAAATTGCAACCGTCAATAACCAACAATTGCGTTCAGGTTTAGCTGTTTCATTTCTAATATATTTATTCCTTACAGTTACATTAATATTAGGAGTGGCGATATATTTCTTCATTTATACAATCATTTTGTGTACGCTGTTGTATTTTACACTCTGGCTGCTGAATAAAGCTGGAGTACTTAATAAATTCTTTAATCGAGATTTTAAAAATATACAACCATTACCTTCTGCAACCGTTCTTGATTTGAACAAGGCAGAAGATATTAAACAGATGGAAGATGATTACCTAATAGAAATTGATAAACCAGATGAGTCTGATTTAGATGTATTTGGCTTACCAAAAAAATGAAGTATTATGCTTAAAATTATTCTCCTCACATTAATAACAATTACTTCTTTATTATGGGGATGTAAAAACGCTTCTGTTTCTACGAACGGAGATATACAAATCCAACAACGATATGTGCGAAGCATTGATTACGCAGACAATAAAATTCGATATAAGTCCGTTTAAGAATTATTACAGAAAATATTTCGGCGATACCGGTCCTGTCATTATAAGAATCTACGAACCGGGAACTAATAATTATTATCAGCCACTCCTTCGGTACGATTTTTAACCAAACGATTATTTTTTTTGTAGAAGTGGTTTTAATCAAATAATTACCTATCTTTAACTAAACAAAGAAAATAAAGTTGATGAATACATTATATATTGGTGATTTAAGCATCCCTCTTCCACTTATACAGGGTGGAATGGGAGTGGGAGTATCCCTTTCCGGATTGGCAGCAGCTGTAGCTAACGAAGGCGGCGTCGGCGTTATCTCAAGCGCAGGGTTAGGGCTTTTATACAAAAAATTTTCAAACGATTTTTTAGAAGCAAGCATATTAGG is a genomic window containing:
- a CDS encoding TlpA disulfide reductase family protein translates to MKASKIIVLLFFLFTLPILPQQDRIRAELPMLTDVDDFGPHLTRFKKKPDKALKLPLIDTAGARFFSAFYTFKSDNPEISVMVIPKDSGEELYIDMNRDYDLTNDNSPFIFPYNQVNFTFDIISRDDPSQKTKILLQRRPDNFDSLSYRYVDSSGNLNPHFLKFYSNFIQDNDFTGKHGTFYFDNPLGLRRGEIALSNNKYQIGIFDYDNNGLFNDDDDLLLIDRNNSGKLEIDATTNVFKLNDIFTVGQESYKITMINKYGHWLEIRNTEEEPTFYYLKHLDSLNRMYSESNMPLDSISMYKNSGTTLIDEDVWNISATTIDGNAISFNKYKGKYVLLNFWGEWCKPCIGEIPELVKANSDYGTNKLQIISFLYTSKLEDARTVIKEKGITWPQISLSEPIQNKFKIKSYPTNILIFPDGKTCVQYGIVNRFFFNRYIE
- a CDS encoding prolyl oligopeptidase family serine peptidase → MNNSKLFTFLINVLLIYLLFSLPLLAQDRKEESTTTDKLINKKFESLEHRLDELEKAVDDILWYNKVGDVANIDKVFIVGPPPAYVPNPTAMGANNPVKFWTYIFIPQKIDRSKKYPLLVLPHGGVHANFTTYYTHIIRELMAQGYIVVAPEYRGSTGYGKSFYEKIDYGGLEIEDNNASKNYMIENYDFVDKNRIGVIGWSHGGLIALMDIFQHPDDYQVAFAGVPVSDLVARMGYYDDEYRKEFSAKYHIGKTAQDNVEEYRKRSPVNHADKLKTPLLIHTNTNDDDVNVLEVEHLIRALKAAGKKFDYEIFKDAPGGHSFDRIDTKLAKETRLKIYKFLAEYLKPPFPFKSVADLERAGYR
- the yhdJ gene encoding adenine-specific DNA-methyltransferase; the protein is MKVFEKNGHKIVWGEAIEALATIKDNSVDLIFADPPYNIGKKFVDFPDRWESDSSYLNWCYKWLQLCIKKLKPNGSLYVMTATQNMPYFDLFLRDRLIILSRIVWYYDSSSVQARKYFGSLYEPILHCVKDEKDYTFNANDILVEAKTGAVRKLIDYRKSVPTVYNSKKVPGNVWHIPRVRYRMDEYEIHPTQKPTALLERIIKASSNEGELVVDPFSGTFTTSHVAKQLKRKSIGIEINEDYVKIGLRRLQIASEFNGEPLRRERKTYQPPIDEKQTTLSLFEKKAKWNTSSRKRSKVS
- a CDS encoding restriction endonuclease, whose translation is MEHEFTKTIKSILEKNFPKSSEAVFSRSVLIQYFNIKTKSANKGSKSRGSFANLYAIYFLVEDYIAKGFHRSGNYNNYEGAIFSTLFNRQRELPFGQKLQNHALNHRMNEEFKKFFPNCEYIPVLRDPNTNRYWINQHLLKLGIRSMKNDLSVSIIEIITAYIEAKRSAFDRFIKFCEGAEKFKEQELVEFITGLLGSTVDARIFEIVSYSILKYYYHNQKLYWGFDPVYLQEDNLKLYKTGRTNANDGGVDFVMKPLGRFFQVTETVDVKKYFLDIDKIEKYPITFVVKSSDSNDTIKHKIQEQAERQYSIKAIVSRYMSCIEEIINIPELLIKFQSTIDQGFLNDILNEIIKQSKVEFNYDEDDYDFSEYDNGKESEDS
- the thyX gene encoding FAD-dependent thymidylate synthase; this translates as MAHVINPKAEEILDKEFKCLNAGFVRLVDYMGGDESIVQAARVSYGKGTKTVSEDRILLRYLMRHLHTTPFEMVELKFHVKLPIFVARQWIRHRTANVNELSGRYSIMKDEFYAPSEDAIKGQSVKNKQGRSEEEVPAELRRKVLDTILLDQQSSYKRYEEFLDDNIARELARINLPLSLYTEWYWKIDLHNLLHFLHLRMDRHAQFEIRVYAEIIGGIVKCVAPMASEAFEDYVLSAERFSKAELTVIASLLDIDKITKESIASKGLTGLEADEFLEKLRRI